The following proteins are encoded in a genomic region of Garra rufa chromosome 22, GarRuf1.0, whole genome shotgun sequence:
- the LOC141297477 gene encoding serine/threonine-protein kinase pim-1-like translates to MGQRGTKVSPLTIVEVCEQHLSAPPKPSTNMAVQHPHPRDETPVGAGGGGEEEGGVRGDGAGVGEEEGGEKERKEAGRVEEKRKSKKWWQRLHSFFRAAKKQPPESSSVQGEVQQQQDEEEKRKVAWAGRSSDDYIFSRYTVGDQLGKGGFGVVYEGRRLCDDLKVAVKYVTKTKDMECIVIPDHPNPLPKEIALTILANKGPSVPEIIRLLDWTDHPDHFVMVLECPCPCENLEEFIRRHGGRLNEETTRRIMWQVAQAANTCFLRGVLHRDIKLENLLINRETSNVKLIDFGCGDILVRSPYRSYHGTAAYSPPEYQRMGRYYGGPATVWSLGVVMFELLYGHLPCDYDLFRLHYKRCSKTDLSKECCHLLRALLHEKPSRRLGLGRIMSHNWFKLCVLRSAVGDTSIPSLAFASCGVSKPRVASCALA, encoded by the exons ATGGGACAGCGAGGTACTAAAGTCAGTCCGCTTACAATTGTCGAGGTGTGCGAACAACATcttagtgcacccccaaaacccAGCACCAACATGGCGGTTCAACATCCTCATCCCCGCGATGAGACCCCTGTTGGtgctggaggaggaggagaagaggaAGGAGGAGTAAGAGGAGATGGAGCAGGAGTAGGAGAGGAGGAAGGAGGA gagaaggagaggaaaGAGGCAGGGAGAGTTGAGGAGAAAAGAAAGAGTAAGAAGTGGTGGCAGAGGCTTCACTCTTTCTTTCGAGCTGCCAAAAAACAGCCTCCAGAGAGCAGCTCAGTTCAGGGAGAGGTGCAGCAGCAGCAGGATGAGGAAGAGAAGAGGAAGGTGGCATGGGCTGGAAGAAGTAGTGATG acTACATCTTCAGCCGCTACACTGTGGGTGATCAGCTGGGGAAAGGTGGATTCGGCGTGGTGTACGAAGGGAGACGTTTGTGTGATGATCTTAAa GTGGCTGTGAAATATGTCACGAAGACAAAGGACATGGAATGTATTGTCATT CCCGATCATCCAAACCCCCTTCCAAAAGAAATCGCCCTCACCATCCTGGCTAATAAAGGTCCCAGCGTGCCAGAAATCATCAGGCTGCTGGACTGGACGGACCACCCCGACCACTTCGTCATGGTCCTCGAATGTCCCTGTCCCTGTGAGAATCTGGAGGAGTTCATCAGGCGTCACGGTGGACGCCTCAACGAAGAAACAACAAGGCGGATCATGTGGCAGGTGGCTCAGGCTGCAAACACGTGCTTCCTCCGCGGAGTGCTCCACCGTGACATAAAACTGGAGAACCTCCTGATAAACAGGGAGACATCCAACGTCAAGCTGATTGACTTCGGATGCGGGGACATTCTGGTGAGGTCACCGTACAGGTCATACCATG GCACAGCAGCGTACTCCCCTCCAGAGTACCAGCGCATGGGGAGGTACTATGGCGGGCCAGCGACGGTCTGGTCACTAGGGGTTGTGATGTTCGAATTGTTGTATGGACATTTACCCTGTGACTACGACCTGTTCCGGCTGCATTACAAGCGCTGCTCCAAAACCGACCTGTCGAAAG AATGCTGTCACCTCCTCAGGGCTCTCCTCCATGAAAAGCCAAGTCGGCGACTTGGCCTGGGGCGAATCATGTCCCACAACTGGTTTAAG CTTTGCGTCTTGCGGTCTGCAGTGGGAGACACTTCCATCCCTTCTCTCGCTTTTGCGTCTTGCGGGGTGAGCAAGCCTCGTGTAGCGTCTTGCGCCTTGGCTTGA